A segment of the Candidatus Pelagisphaera phototrophica genome:
TTCCCATATACCTCGCTACTGATTTTATAAAGGCTGTCCCCTTCCTTCACAACGTAAGTCCGAGTACCCGCAACGGGCGGATTTCCCGGCCGGGCAGGTAGCTGGCGATTGGATGCCACGGACTCGATGCGTTCGGGTTCCTGCCTAGTCTGCGGCATTTTAAGGGTGCTATTTCTCGTTTCAGCCAACCGGCTTTTTAGGGTCTCGTTTTCGCGCCGAAGCTGTTCTATCGTATCCAATAGTTTCAGACGGTAATTTTTCGCGTCTTCCGTAGTGAGCAGATCCTTTTTCGCCGTCTTAATCAGGTCCTCTACCCGAGCCATTCCTGCGCTGCGTTCCGACGAGTCCGGATCGCGGCTTTTAATAACTAGATAATGCTTAAAATGATAGATGGCGGAATACTGGTCATCCATGTGATCCAGATGAATCAATCCTGCCTCCAGATGGGACTCGGGGGCGTTA
Coding sequences within it:
- a CDS encoding LysM peptidoglycan-binding domain-containing protein, with the translated sequence MIRRSYASKLIFALIGTFVIAGCSDRMSLDVLSETEDPVYRRAKDLLSRNLYNEALSQFTKIISKRSGNAPESHLEAGLIHLDHMDDQYSAIYHFKHYLVIKSRDPDSSERSAGMARVEDLIKTAKKDLLTTEDAKNYRLKLLDTIEQLRRENETLKSRLAETRNSTLKMPQTRQEPERIESVASNRQLPARPGNPPVAGTRTYVVKEGDSLYKISSEVYGNGGRWMEILEANSSVLPSERQLQPGMFLVIP